The Janthinobacterium lividum genome has a window encoding:
- a CDS encoding carbohydrate-binding protein: MKSNALLMALLSGVLVACGGGQEGTTATPNTLLAAVEACAVWDAATVYTGGQCVLYQGVTYKAKWWTQGNVPSAADQWGPWAVTDTPTPTPTPTPTPTPTPTPTPTPTPTPTPTPDPDPDPDPDPDPDPDTNADTNADADTDADADTDADADPHGLPSRWLDLGRAECAVLQGVRREWPRSAGQWLEPAHRRLFRQLAHGRRWQSYLSGE; the protein is encoded by the coding sequence ATGAAATCGAATGCATTATTGATGGCCCTGCTCAGCGGCGTGCTCGTCGCTTGCGGCGGCGGCCAGGAAGGCACGACTGCCACGCCAAACACCTTGCTCGCCGCCGTGGAAGCGTGCGCCGTCTGGGATGCCGCCACCGTCTACACGGGTGGCCAGTGCGTGCTTTACCAGGGCGTTACCTACAAGGCCAAGTGGTGGACGCAGGGCAATGTCCCCAGCGCCGCCGACCAGTGGGGCCCGTGGGCCGTGACGGATACCCCGACGCCGACCCCAACACCGACGCCAACACCAACGCCAACACCGACGCCGACGCCGACGCCGACCCCGACCCCGACCCCGACCCCCGACCCCGACCCCGACCCCGACCCCGACCCCGACCCCGACCCCGACACCAACGCCGACACCAACGCCGACGCCGACACCGACGCCGACGCCGACACCGACGCCGACGCCGACCCCCACGGCTTGCCGTCCCGATGGCTTGATCTCGGCCGTGCCGAATGTGCCGTATTGCAAGGTGTACGACGCGAATGGCCGCGAAGTGCTGGGCAATGGCTTGAACCGGCGCATCGTCGGTTATTTCGCCAGCTGGCGCACGGGCGTCGATGGCAGTCCTACCTATCTGGTGAATAA
- a CDS encoding c-type cytochrome: protein MLIRTLAAAMTLALAGSAGALEIHLPPETATYKPSELPGYQLVQRNCMTCHAAQYASSQPPASPRAYWEATVKKMKKPFGAQFADEDMPDMVDYLVKTYGVERGAAVPVAAVAKPVAAAVPAASGKDVKTLLAANGCMACHALDQKVVGPGFTEVAARYKGKDGVSAVAANIRSGGAGKWGPVPMPPYSQLSVAEAASLAKYVLNR from the coding sequence ATGCTGATTAGAACACTCGCCGCCGCCATGACCCTGGCGCTTGCCGGCAGCGCGGGCGCGCTGGAGATCCATTTGCCGCCGGAAACGGCGACCTACAAACCCAGCGAATTGCCCGGCTACCAACTGGTGCAGCGCAACTGCATGACGTGCCACGCGGCCCAGTATGCGTCGAGCCAGCCGCCTGCCTCGCCGCGCGCGTACTGGGAAGCGACCGTCAAGAAGATGAAAAAGCCGTTCGGCGCGCAGTTTGCCGATGAAGACATGCCGGACATGGTCGATTATCTGGTGAAAACCTATGGCGTGGAGCGGGGCGCCGCAGTACCTGTCGCCGCCGTCGCCAAACCCGTGGCAGCTGCTGTCCCGGCCGCCAGCGGCAAGGATGTCAAAACCTTGCTGGCGGCGAATGGCTGCATGGCATGTCACGCCCTCGACCAGAAAGTGGTCGGGCCGGGTTTTACCGAGGTGGCAGCCAGATACAAGGGCAAGGACGGTGTCTCTGCCGTGGCGGCCAATATCCGCAGCGGCGGCGCTGGCAAATGGGGGCCCGTGCCCATGCCGCCCTACAGTCAGCTCAGTGTAGCCGAGGCGGCGAGCCTGGCGAAGTATGTGCTGAACAGATAA
- a CDS encoding amino acid permease, whose product MISESHNSTGLQHSLKQRHMSMIAIGGVIGAGLFVGSGVIAKAAGPAAILSFLFTGGLVVLIMRMLGELASSLPVVGSFYEYARLAFDDKPKVSKFLGFMSGWMYWYFWVVVVALEAIAGAKLVNFWLPDVPSWSISLVLLVSMTILNLFSVKAFGEFEFWFASIKVVAIVVFLFVGALFVTGSLPNSIPTLGFLTSNGGFMPHGWGPVLSGAVAATAFYSGAEIVTIAAAETSDPAKAIARATNSVITRVLMFYVGSMFVVVCIVPWDSPAIATPFVSALTVMNIPYAAHIMNAIILTAVLSALNSSLYASSRMIFALTRRGDAPTGLVKLSKNGVPIRAILFSTLFAYFAIAVSYVSADLVFPFIVNSYGILILFVYLLIAISQLRLRRRLERECPERIKVRMWLFPYLTYFTIIAMLLILGAMSVSSDTEQRVSFWFGLLSVVIMSVMYYIKKLVNDDRNGGETAETKVELKHV is encoded by the coding sequence ATGATTAGCGAATCGCATAACAGTACCGGCTTGCAGCACTCGCTCAAGCAACGCCACATGAGCATGATCGCCATCGGCGGCGTGATCGGCGCCGGCCTCTTTGTCGGCAGCGGCGTCATCGCCAAGGCCGCCGGCCCGGCCGCCATCCTTTCCTTCCTGTTCACGGGCGGCCTGGTCGTCCTGATCATGCGCATGTTGGGCGAGCTGGCCTCGTCCCTGCCCGTGGTCGGCTCCTTCTACGAATACGCGCGCCTGGCCTTCGACGACAAGCCGAAAGTATCGAAATTCCTCGGCTTCATGAGCGGCTGGATGTACTGGTATTTCTGGGTCGTCGTCGTCGCCCTGGAAGCCATCGCCGGCGCCAAGCTGGTCAATTTCTGGCTGCCCGATGTGCCGTCGTGGTCGATCAGCCTGGTGCTGCTGGTATCGATGACCATCTTGAACCTGTTCTCCGTGAAGGCGTTTGGTGAATTCGAGTTCTGGTTCGCCTCGATCAAGGTAGTCGCCATCGTCGTCTTCCTGTTTGTGGGCGCCCTGTTCGTCACGGGTAGCTTGCCCAACAGCATCCCGACCCTGGGCTTTTTGACCAGCAACGGCGGCTTCATGCCGCACGGCTGGGGACCGGTGCTCAGTGGCGCCGTCGCCGCCACGGCCTTTTATTCGGGCGCCGAAATCGTCACCATTGCCGCCGCTGAAACGTCGGACCCGGCCAAGGCCATCGCCCGCGCCACCAATTCCGTCATCACGCGCGTGCTGATGTTTTATGTCGGTTCCATGTTTGTCGTCGTCTGCATCGTGCCCTGGGATTCGCCGGCCATCGCCACGCCTTTCGTCAGCGCCCTGACCGTGATGAACATCCCGTACGCGGCCCACATCATGAACGCCATCATTTTGACGGCCGTGCTGTCGGCCTTGAATTCCAGCCTGTACGCCTCGTCGCGCATGATCTTTGCGTTGACGCGCCGCGGCGACGCCCCCACGGGCCTGGTCAAGCTGAGCAAGAATGGCGTGCCGATTCGCGCCATCCTGTTCAGCACCTTGTTCGCCTATTTCGCCATTGCCGTATCGTATGTGTCGGCCGACCTGGTATTCCCCTTCATCGTCAATTCCTACGGCATCCTGATCCTGTTTGTCTACCTGCTGATTGCGATATCTCAATTGCGCCTGCGCCGCCGCCTGGAACGCGAATGCCCGGAACGCATCAAGGTGCGCATGTGGCTGTTTCCCTACCTGACGTATTTCACCATCATCGCCATGCTGCTGATCCTGGGCGCCATGAGCGTGTCGTCCGATACGGAGCAGCGCGTGTCGTTCTGGTTCGGCCTGTTGAGCGTGGTCATCATGAGCGTCATGTACTACATCAAGAAGCTCGTCAACGATGACCGCAACGGCGGTGAAACGGCCGAGACCAAAGTGGAGCTCAAACATGTCTGA
- a CDS encoding molybdopterin-dependent oxidoreductase: protein MSDTTLLPAGRRRFLRTTAALGAAAVAGPGSALAASITLPFENGERELVAFPQKRPLILLTSRPPQLETPFSVFSEGAITPNDAFFVRYHWSGLPTSIDGDSYRLHIGGLVNTPLALSLAELKQLGEPVDVVAVTQCSGNSRGFFAPRANGGQLGNGAMGNARWTGIPLKTVLEKAGIGANAVQVAFNGLETPPVGDGPDFQKALSIEHIMAGDVMLAWAMNGEDIPFLNGYPLRLIVPGYYGTYWVKHLSDITVLDKPFDGFWMSTGYRIPDNGSGFIEPGAPVGKTTPISRLNVRSFITSVQDGAQVKAGRDLALRGIAFDSGHGISEVAVSSDGGQSWQEATLGKDLGRFSFREWTMILKAPRKGKHVLMVRAVNRIGQSQPMKALWNPMGYMRNVVETTRIQAV from the coding sequence ATGTCTGACACGACCTTGTTGCCCGCCGGCCGGCGCCGCTTCCTGCGTACCACGGCCGCCCTGGGCGCCGCCGCCGTGGCGGGGCCTGGGTCAGCCTTGGCTGCCTCCATCACCTTGCCGTTTGAAAATGGCGAGCGCGAACTGGTGGCCTTCCCGCAAAAGCGTCCGCTGATCCTGCTGACCAGCCGTCCGCCCCAGCTGGAAACGCCGTTCAGCGTCTTCAGCGAAGGCGCGATTACCCCCAACGACGCGTTTTTCGTGCGTTATCACTGGAGCGGCTTGCCCACCAGCATAGACGGAGACAGCTACCGCCTGCATATCGGTGGCCTCGTCAACACGCCTTTGGCGCTGTCGCTGGCGGAACTGAAACAGCTGGGCGAACCCGTCGACGTGGTGGCCGTGACCCAATGCTCGGGCAACAGCCGCGGCTTCTTTGCCCCGCGCGCAAATGGCGGGCAGCTGGGCAATGGCGCCATGGGCAATGCCCGCTGGACGGGGATTCCCCTGAAAACCGTGCTGGAAAAGGCCGGCATCGGGGCCAACGCCGTGCAAGTGGCTTTCAATGGCCTGGAAACGCCGCCCGTGGGCGACGGCCCCGACTTTCAAAAAGCCTTATCCATCGAGCACATCATGGCGGGCGACGTCATGCTGGCCTGGGCCATGAATGGCGAGGACATTCCTTTCCTCAACGGCTATCCGCTGCGCCTGATCGTGCCAGGCTATTACGGCACTTACTGGGTCAAGCACCTGAGCGACATCACCGTGCTGGACAAACCGTTCGACGGCTTCTGGATGAGCACGGGCTACCGCATTCCCGACAATGGCTCCGGTTTCATCGAGCCGGGCGCGCCCGTGGGCAAGACGACGCCGATCAGCCGCCTCAACGTGCGCTCCTTCATTACCAGCGTGCAGGATGGCGCGCAAGTCAAGGCGGGGCGCGACCTGGCCCTGCGCGGCATCGCCTTCGACAGCGGCCACGGCATCAGCGAAGTGGCCGTGTCGTCTGACGGCGGTCAGAGCTGGCAGGAAGCCACCCTGGGCAAGGACCTGGGGCGCTTCTCGTTCCGCGAGTGGACGATGATCCTGAAAGCGCCGCGCAAGGGCAAGCATGTGCTGATGGTGCGTGCCGTCAATCGCATCGGCCAGAGCCAGCCCATGAAAGCCCTGTGGAATCCCATGGGTTATATGCGCAACGTGGTGGAAACCACGCGCATCCAGGCAGTGTGA
- a CDS encoding glycoside hydrolase family 19 protein, translating into MKTRQISRLASPLMAGLLGSALLACGGNSTTEPPSTLLAASAASDNCAAWSAAAVYTAGQCAVYDGKVYRAKWWVQGTAPNNDQWGPWSLDTTTPTPTPTPTPTPTPTPTPTPTPTPTPTPGIPTKAQAEANEAALTNNDFFRKVKASIRTLGNTAVEAVQPGLAGNPLNVKRVERLLPAAKWDYYFAARDASYTYQRFLQAVAKFPAVCDDYSDGRNADAICRHSLATMFAHFGQETGDHNASSPLPQWRQGLKYLRELGCDETGAGCGYNIECADPVFNKVWTCGKNADGSFKKYFGRGAKQLSYNYNYGPFSQAMHDGDQSVLLKNPDLVASTWLNLASATFFFVYPQPPKPSMLHVLDGTWVPNAADTTAGAGNNFATTIMIINAECGQGTEKQAAQNRIDYYKQFAADMGWDYSGEQLSCANMQRFTPASSASYNIYWEKNWSAGGDNQCQLVSYQTPYSALLAGNYVKCVEANWNVKLQ; encoded by the coding sequence GTGAAGACACGGCAAATTAGCCGGCTGGCCTCGCCTTTGATGGCTGGCCTGCTGGGCAGCGCGCTGCTCGCTTGCGGCGGCAACTCCACCACCGAACCCCCATCGACCCTGCTGGCCGCCTCGGCCGCCAGCGATAATTGCGCGGCCTGGAGCGCCGCTGCCGTCTACACGGCGGGGCAGTGCGCCGTGTATGACGGCAAGGTGTACCGGGCCAAATGGTGGGTGCAGGGCACGGCGCCGAACAACGACCAGTGGGGACCGTGGAGCCTCGATACGACCACGCCGACACCGACACCGACGCCGACACCGACACCGACACCGACACCGACACCGACACCGACACCGACACCCACGCCAACGCCCGGCATTCCCACCAAGGCCCAGGCCGAGGCGAACGAGGCGGCGCTGACGAATAACGATTTCTTCCGCAAGGTCAAAGCCTCGATCCGCACCCTGGGCAATACGGCCGTCGAGGCCGTGCAGCCTGGCCTGGCCGGCAATCCGCTCAACGTCAAGCGCGTCGAACGCCTGCTGCCGGCGGCGAAGTGGGATTACTATTTTGCTGCGCGCGACGCCAGCTACACCTACCAGCGCTTCCTGCAGGCCGTGGCCAAGTTCCCCGCCGTGTGCGACGACTACAGCGACGGGCGCAATGCGGACGCCATCTGCCGCCACAGCCTGGCCACCATGTTCGCCCACTTCGGACAGGAAACGGGCGACCATAACGCCAGCAGCCCGCTGCCGCAATGGCGCCAGGGCTTGAAGTATTTGCGCGAACTGGGCTGCGACGAGACGGGCGCCGGCTGCGGCTACAACATCGAGTGCGCCGACCCCGTCTTCAATAAGGTGTGGACCTGCGGCAAGAATGCGGATGGCAGCTTCAAGAAGTATTTCGGCCGCGGCGCCAAGCAGCTGTCGTACAACTACAACTATGGTCCGTTTTCCCAAGCCATGCATGACGGCGACCAGTCCGTGTTGCTGAAGAACCCGGACCTGGTGGCATCGACCTGGCTGAACCTGGCGTCGGCCACGTTCTTCTTTGTCTATCCGCAACCACCAAAACCATCGATGCTGCATGTGCTCGACGGCACGTGGGTGCCGAACGCGGCCGATACGACGGCGGGCGCGGGCAATAACTTTGCCACCACCATCATGATCATCAATGCCGAATGCGGGCAGGGCACGGAAAAACAGGCTGCGCAAAACCGCATCGATTACTACAAGCAGTTTGCCGCCGACATGGGCTGGGATTATTCCGGCGAACAATTGTCTTGCGCCAACATGCAACGCTTCACCCCGGCCAGTTCCGCGTCCTACAACATCTATTGGGAAAAGAACTGGAGCGCCGGTGGCGACAATCAATGCCAGCTGGTCAGCTATCAAACCCCGTACAGCGCCTTGCTGGCCGGGAACTACGTGAAATGCGTGGAAGCCAACTGGAATGTGAAGTTGCAGTAA